A window of Centroberyx gerrardi isolate f3 chromosome 19, fCenGer3.hap1.cur.20231027, whole genome shotgun sequence genomic DNA:
TTTGATGTGTGACAGTAATGAAGAGTGATGGAGTGCCGTTGCCGAGGAGGGCAGCTGGAGCATTCATTAGTATCCCACACAAGCCTGGACCTCACTGCCTTTATAGTGTGGCTCTTAGTTGGGTTTTGCTTCGATTTTAGCTCATCTGGGGCGttatttttatgtgtattacAATGATTTCACGAGTAGCTTTATGCAGTAATGATTATGGGATAAAAGCTATAGGCTATAAGCTTGGGTTAGTAGCTCCAGCGGCCATTttgctgcagtgtgttgtgAGGCATTCTCCAGTGGCTTGTGGTAGCCTAACGCTGGATTCACAAGCTAGGGTGTTATGTAATTTATGTCGCTTTCTTTCGTTTTAATCTCACGCTATCATGGTGCTTTTCTTTTCCAGGCTCGCCTGAGATTGTGGAGAGcggcgggggaggagggggctcCCGTCGACTGAGGACAGcatacaccaacacacagctgctggagctggagaaggagttTCACTTCAACAAGTATCTGTGCCGACCGAGGCGGGTGGAGATAGCGGCCCTGCTGGACCTCACCGAGAGGCAGGTCAAAGTCTGGTTCCAGAACCGACGGATGAAGCACAAGCGGCAGACCCAGAGCAAGGAGAACCACAACGGGGAGGGGAAAGGGCCGGGCGCCGACGACGGCATCCACAGCGACGAGGAGGACGAGGGCCCCCTGTTTGAGCAGAGCGGGGCCCTGCTGGAGAGAGATACCTGCTCCTTTCAGTCCAACTCTCTCGGCCCCACGCAGCAGCTCCACAATGGCGAGACCATGAGCTTTGCTGCTGCGCCGCTGAACAGCAATGACAAAAATCTGAAACATTTTCCCAATCCGTCACCCACTGTTCCGGGCTGCATGTCAACAATGGGCCCCGGCTCGGCATCTGGCCCGGACAATGGTGACAGTCCCCCGGCCCTGGATGTTTCTATACACGATTTCCAAGCTTTCTCCTCGGATTCCTGCCTACAGCTCTCCGATGCAGCCTCGCCGAGCTTGTCAGAGTCTCTGGACAGCCCCGTGGACATTTCGACGGACAGCTTCTATTTTTTCACGGAGTCCCTAACTACAATCGACCTGCAGCATCTGAACTATTAAttgaaatcaatcaaaataactttttctttatttttatccGGGACAATGAAAGTCAGGCTACAATGGTATTAACTTTGATGTTAATTTTGTGGTTATTTGTATATTCGGCACATTTATTCTGTTGATATTTGACTTGACGATTAATTCAAGGTAAGGATGAAATTAAATCATTGAAATAGATCTACTCAAACGTGGCTTGTAATTACCATAACAAATTGATCTCTTGAAATGGAAATTATGAGTGTATGTGAATAATTATACAATATTAGGCCTATGGAACCtggtcatttttatttttgtatagcTTCCAATGTCTTGGATATTTTTGTTAGAATACAATTAACTTGCTACAATCTTTTTCTGGTGTTCTGACTcgtttgtctgtttcttttcGCGGGTTGAATATTTTACTTGAATTATTCATGTAGAAAATATGCTAAATAAAAAGAAGTAGGGCATAGAAAGATATAGATGTTATGCAAAGGTTAACAACAGGTTGGCAATGAATATAGTCTACTCCGCTGGCAAATTGGGGTtttgaaagcacacacacatttgaatttgaCTGTAATTATATAATTTGTCGTGAATTTTAACATTGCCAGGTTTATTTTAAATAGTTTGCCGATGAGTATGAAAAGGCTGTcagctgaaaaaaagaaatgcttcAACGGTCCTGTTTCTTAATCCTAACTTCGGTGATAAACTTTATAATTCTTCtttaaaattacttttttactCTCTCTAAATTAGCAGTTTATTAGCAGCTATTGAAGTCCAATAGTAACATTTTTGTTGAAATTAGTTGTGGTCAGTCTCTGTATATTTACACAGAAACGTTACTATTTTGCCCAGGCTATCTAAAGAAaccataatgtattttatttttattttccttcaaAACTTCATTCTTAATAGAGTAGCCTAAGAGGAATAGCAAATAAGCCAGCGAGGATCTTCATATGACAGAGCTGCTAACACTGTGTGCATGTTGCAGGCAAATACCCGAGCCATGTTTGCCTTCAAGAGCTCATAAATCACTCCGTGGCATGAATGAGACGGACATTAAAGAGACCAATTGTGGCGCAATGTGCACAAATAAAACCCCACTTACATTTTCATACGGGACTCCCCAATTCCAGGCTAAAAGGGGCTGAGTCTCTGCATGCGTTTGGTAATAATTCATTTTTATAGCTTGTTTAAACACGGCTCTGGCTCGGCGACAGCGGCAACAGTAGCAGCCCGTTCAGGTTATGACTGAGGCTGCACTCTTCCGCGTGTTAAAAGTAGCCCAAACTCAAAACAGACTGCTTCTGGACCAGATATTCTTTATCAAACTTACATTTACTAAGAATAGCTCTCTTGCTGCagaaaaacccaaaacattatGCAATGTTTGCCTTGATTTACTGTGagagtttttttgtgttttggattTTAAAAACATCATTACAACAACAGTAGCCTAAGTGTTGCAGTGATATTATGAAAAGTCGCGGAGTTCAATATAGGGATTATGGATGGTCTTGCTCTATTGTATTGCACTTGAGTTGACTTATGGGAATCAGTTATTAGCTCATGGAGGGCTTGGCTCAAGACTCAATAGGCTGTCCCACTTTAGCAgctttgtgtgtgagaacagCAAACAACCACCGGTTGCGACGCCGGCCTGCACGGATCGATGCAGAAACTCATCTGCACATGCGAAGTTCATAACCTTCCAATGTTCAGCAGCGTCCTGACGTTTGGTTTATCGAATAATCTGGAAGCCATAAGCAGCACATCGACTGGCTGAACGTTAGCCTACTGggcaagtgtatgtgtgtgggtgtgtgtgtgtgtgtgtgtgttgaaggggagggggggactaTAGCACTCCAGCACCCAACGACTAACCAAACCAAAGGGTCAGTAACAAAATCATTCCGAGACAACGCGCCTTTTCTGTGCACATGTGTTCACACAAAGAGCCAAGAAACTCCAAGGCCTGGCGAAGTTTCCACAGGCAAAGCAGGACTCACTGCGCCCACGCACTCTGTTGCAGAGGCAgctgggtagagagagagagagagagagggagagagagggaggggaggggagggggggggggggggggggggtataatATTGGCCCCACTGCGCCCACAGCTTTTTTACTGGTGGGAAGTTTGAGGGAATCTTGCATCACCTCTCCTTTCAACACTTTCGTCCATATTTcttgagcttggaattataaaaGTCTGTCTGAGTAGAGTGCGGTTCTGAGATCCCAGCTGGAAAAACTGTTATTATGCACTTTATATCATTTTTAATACTTAACCCCAAAAGGTTATATTATAAAttaaataacaccacacaagcatgaaGTAAGATTTAAAGATCATTAATgtgtggataactcaatttgacaaaaaaaaaaaaaagtcagatataaccttataattccaaactCACGAGTTGATGTTTAGGATTAGAAACCGCTCTCCAATAAAATGtaagtctatctatctatctatctatctatctatctatctatctatctatctatctgttttcGAGGAAATATTTGTCAGGAAATGTGTCGCTCAGCATTTAAAAATAGAGTGAAAAGCCTTGTGGGTTTCTGCACAGATACGGCCAGTAGGGGCGCTCATCCATTcatctgattctctctctctcttcctctctgtccctcctcccctctcttttctttctcactgaGAGGTTGGCTCTCTATGATAGCTATACCTCAGCCCTCCCACGCAcactctctcctgctctgtcttttCAGTGGTGCTTTTCGTGACCATTAATTTCTCCAACAGCTTTATTTGATGAACTTAACAGGATAATCAGCCCACATTCCCACCTCGGGCTATATGGGCGCATTAGCTCCGCGACTGGCCTCGCATTATCAAATCACTTGATCACTATACATGCATAATGAAAACGTGTAGGAGTGAAATCAGAGTAGATAGCAGACCCTATGACCCTAGGAGTGGAAAAAAATTAATACCACATCATCTTAATGGATATGTTGTCTTGTCGTAACTTCACCTGTGACCTCCCTGCGAGAACATAGACaagcagaaacacatttctaatGTGACCTTGATGGGCAAACAAAGGTATCAAGAAACAAACCGAAAACTGTCTTTGCTTGAACTTTGCTTGAAGGACCTATGTTTTTGTCAGATTTTACATCATTTTGACCCGTGAAACCTTCATGTCTCTCCCTCACCGTCACACAGTGCCAACATTTGCTGAGCAAATCCCTCACACTATTAAAGTGTGAAACACCATGCATTGAAATTGGATCCTGATAGCCCACAGATAGCCTGTGGCAGTGACACACAAACTCTCAGCCACCCATCCAAGTGAAAATGATTGCTGCCCCTCTCCAGCAATGACACTATTATACATGTGACACCATGGCAGTTACGCGTGGACGGATAGAAATACGCACGgaacgcacacgcacacaaccgCGCACGCgagcgcagacacacacaatcgcgcgcgcgcgcgcacacacacacacacacgcgcgcgctccaccacctcgctctctctctctcttccaaaaATACCGCACCTGAGGTCAGAGTGGTAGGTCGTCCTCATGGAGAGGTTGCAGGGGGTGAAACGTTAATCTTCCCCCGGGCGGGCGAGCACACAGCGGGGGTTAGAAGACGCCGTGTTTGCCGTTCCCCGCTCTTCATGCGACCCCGGAGCTGTCCACCACCGTCTGCCTCCCAGCTCATTGTTTGCTCGGCCAATACATTAGTGCCGACGCGCGTCACCTTGATCGACGAGCGCCTGGAATTTAAATAGCCACTCAAACACCAATCTGTCACCGGCTAAGGGGATAAGGACAAGTACCTCACTGGCTGACCCGGGCCCACGTGACAGCACCCGTTCATTGATATCGGCCCGtgtcccccacccctccctcctctgataAGGACAGAGTATAGGTAAAGGTTGGCACGGTCACTCAGggtaagaagagagagacagtgatcAGAGGGTGTCTGTAAGTGGACGGTCCCTCGGTCCCGGTAGGACAATGCTACAATGAGCAGCTTCTTAGACTACTCAGTGATGAGCGGTGACGGTGGCTCGTGCTCTGTCAGGGCTTTCCACTCGGACCACGGGATTACAACTTTCCAGTCCTGCGCGGTTACCGTCAACAACTGCGGGGCGGATGACCGTTTCATGGCGAGCAGGGCTTCCCCAGACGGCATTCCTCACCAGCCGGGGTCATACCAGTCTACAGCGGGCTCTCTGGGTCTCACCTACGGGGCACACCCGGCCTGTAGCTCTAGCTATGGACCCCAAAGTTTCTGTACTTCGTATAACCATTATGCGCTCAACCAGGAAGTAGACTCGGCCGCGGGCTTCCCCCAGTGTGGCCCACTGATGTACTCGGGGAACATTTCCTCCTCCATGGTCTCTCAGCATCGCCAAGGTTACGGTGCCGCCCCCCTGGGTCAGCTCCAGTATGCTCATGCCACCTATGGCGGCGGGCACGAGCAGGCAAACCTG
This region includes:
- the LOC139927212 gene encoding homeobox protein Hox-A2a isoform X2 translates to MREKKASKRNHLPTSTATTISNGPVCFSPKGSPEIVESGGGGGGSRRLRTAYTNTQLLELEKEFHFNKYLCRPRRVEIAALLDLTERQVKVWFQNRRMKHKRQTQSKENHNGEGKGPGADDGIHSDEEDEGPLFEQSGALLERDTCSFQSNSLGPTQQLHNGETMSFAAAPLNSNDKNLKHFPNPSPTVPGCMSTMGPGSASGPDNGDSPPALDVSIHDFQAFSSDSCLQLSDAASPSLSESLDSPVDISTDSFYFFTESLTTIDLQHLNY
- the LOC139927212 gene encoding homeobox protein Hox-A2a isoform X1, which translates into the protein MNYEFERESGFINSQPSLAECLTSFPPVADSFQSSSIKSSTLSRPTLIPPPFEQTIPSLNPGSHPRHGRPRHSPDGCSPLPTASLPPEYPWMREKKASKRNHLPTSTATTISNGPVCFSPKGSPEIVESGGGGGGSRRLRTAYTNTQLLELEKEFHFNKYLCRPRRVEIAALLDLTERQVKVWFQNRRMKHKRQTQSKENHNGEGKGPGADDGIHSDEEDEGPLFEQSGALLERDTCSFQSNSLGPTQQLHNGETMSFAAAPLNSNDKNLKHFPNPSPTVPGCMSTMGPGSASGPDNGDSPPALDVSIHDFQAFSSDSCLQLSDAASPSLSESLDSPVDISTDSFYFFTESLTTIDLQHLNY